Proteins encoded within one genomic window of Spirulina major PCC 6313:
- a CDS encoding Panacea domain-containing protein, translated as MKARYREEKAVQVAALLLEKEGGSMNYTKLIKLMYVIEQRSIINRGLPVTFDNLYSLPNGPILSSTLNNINGQTYFSGSKLWSQFIVKSEHDQYAVNLIKKPGIGKLSRAEITLINAVYQELGDMTYHQLIEWVHDPVNVPEWQDPNGSSIPIKIEDILSKAGYSDDYIVDFLDELESLEVASEYFTVSC; from the coding sequence ATGAAAGCTCGATACCGAGAAGAAAAAGCGGTTCAAGTTGCCGCCTTACTCTTAGAAAAAGAAGGTGGAAGCATGAATTATACAAAGCTCATCAAACTTATGTACGTGATTGAGCAAAGATCAATTATTAACCGTGGTCTCCCAGTGACATTTGACAACCTTTATTCACTGCCCAATGGGCCGATTCTCAGCTCAACCTTAAATAATATTAACGGACAAACTTATTTTTCTGGCTCTAAACTATGGAGTCAGTTTATTGTCAAGTCAGAGCATGATCAATATGCGGTTAACCTGATTAAAAAACCTGGAATTGGTAAACTTTCTCGTGCAGAAATCACTTTAATTAATGCGGTTTATCAAGAATTGGGAGATATGACCTACCATCAACTCATTGAGTGGGTTCATGATCCGGTTAATGTTCCTGAATGGCAAGATCCAAATGGATCGAGTATTCCGATTAAAATTGAAGATATTTTGAGTAAAGCAGGCTATTCTGACGATTACATTGTAGATTTTCTTGATGAGCTAGAAAGCTTAGAAGTAGCCAGTGAGTATTTCACAGTGTCTTGTTAG
- a CDS encoding polyketide biosynthesis operon protein CyrO produces MKWFNTAGPCKADIHYMLPPTVRLPDIKPLIAQEGYFVIHAPRQVGKTTAMLALAQELTASGQYTAVMVSAEVGAAFPRDMGLAEGAILAAWQRACDSRLPPELQPPPWPEAKPGAQIAAALKAWADASPRPLVVFIDEIDALQDEVLIGVLRQLRDGYPSRPHQFPQSVALIGLRDVRDYKVASGGSEKLGTSSPFNIKVKSFTLRNFTLAELTALYQQHTDLTGQQFAPELFNHAYELTYGQPWLVNALAKVMVEDLVPDLTQQITLQHLYQAKEILIERNDTHLDSLAERLRETRVKQIMEPMLAGEELGDIPIEDLKFVVDLGLCRIDPAGGLVIANPIYREVMPRMLVYVPRAGLPMIAPSWLDAEGRLIPEALLTAFLKFWRQHGQPLLNSTAYHEIAPHLVLMAFLHRVVNGGGTLDREYAIGSRRMDLCLRYGDVTLGIELKVWRDGRRDPVPEGLEQIDGYLAGLGLDWGWLVIFDRRSGLPDIEERTTTEKATTGNGRQITVIRG; encoded by the coding sequence ATGAAATGGTTCAACACCGCCGGCCCCTGTAAAGCCGATATTCACTATATGCTCCCCCCTACGGTGCGGTTGCCGGACATTAAACCCCTCATCGCCCAAGAAGGCTACTTCGTCATCCATGCCCCCCGCCAAGTGGGTAAAACCACCGCCATGCTCGCCCTCGCCCAAGAACTCACCGCCAGCGGCCAATACACCGCCGTCATGGTTTCCGCTGAAGTGGGTGCGGCCTTCCCCCGTGATATGGGCTTGGCAGAAGGGGCTATCCTTGCCGCCTGGCAACGAGCCTGCGATAGTCGCCTCCCCCCCGAACTCCAACCGCCCCCCTGGCCCGAAGCCAAGCCCGGCGCACAAATCGCAGCCGCCCTCAAGGCCTGGGCAGATGCTTCCCCCCGGCCTTTAGTGGTCTTTATTGATGAAATTGATGCCCTCCAAGATGAGGTCTTAATTGGGGTTTTAAGACAGTTACGGGATGGCTACCCTAGTCGCCCCCACCAATTCCCCCAATCCGTTGCCCTCATCGGTTTAAGGGATGTACGAGATTATAAAGTTGCCTCCGGGGGGAGCGAAAAACTCGGAACCTCTAGCCCTTTTAATATCAAGGTTAAATCGTTTACCCTGCGTAACTTTACCCTTGCAGAATTAACTGCCCTTTATCAACAACATACCGATTTAACAGGACAACAATTTGCCCCCGAACTGTTTAATCATGCCTATGAACTCACCTATGGTCAGCCTTGGTTAGTGAATGCTTTAGCAAAGGTGATGGTTGAAGATTTAGTTCCCGATTTAACGCAACAAATCACCCTCCAACATCTCTATCAAGCCAAAGAAATTCTCATCGAGCGCAATGATACCCATTTAGATAGTTTGGCAGAGCGGTTACGGGAAACGAGAGTTAAACAGATTATGGAGCCGATGTTAGCGGGGGAAGAGTTGGGGGATATTCCGATTGAAGATTTAAAGTTTGTGGTGGATTTGGGGTTATGTCGCATTGATCCCGCTGGCGGCTTAGTGATTGCGAATCCGATTTATCGGGAGGTGATGCCTCGGATGTTGGTGTATGTACCCCGTGCCGGTTTGCCGATGATTGCGCCCAGTTGGTTAGATGCTGAGGGTCGCTTAATCCCTGAGGCATTGTTAACCGCATTTCTCAAGTTTTGGCGACAACATGGACAGCCGTTGTTAAACAGTACGGCCTACCATGAAATTGCCCCCCATTTGGTGCTGATGGCGTTTCTCCATCGGGTGGTGAATGGGGGGGGAACGTTGGATCGGGAATATGCGATCGGGTCGCGGCGGATGGATCTATGTCTGCGTTATGGGGATGTCACCTTGGGGATTGAATTGAAAGTATGGCGGGATGGGCGGCGCGATCCCGTACCGGAGGGGTTGGAACAAATTGATGGGTATTTAGCGGGGTTGGGGTTGGATTGGGGGTGGTTGGTGATTTTCGATCGCCGCTCTGGGTTGCCAGATATTGAGGAGCGGACAACGACGGAAAAGGCAACCACAGGGAATGGCCGCCAGATCACGGTGATTCGAGGTTAG
- a CDS encoding cyclic nucleotide-binding domain-containing protein — translation MPNQSQSIPTTSDPPTTLDSGVEPGRSHPLQPDVAAPPPDAATVAEHLDWLSFHRLWGQLSEATLGAIAQRCVTVIVEPHQPIYHVHQTPVGLYLLKWGSVELYQPVQMGRSPIRYHGAGDLFGYVPLLSEEDDRYATSAIALSKSELWFIPRADFTHLCAQCPDLQRLLNTILARDLVELAHHAAQDQARFAALQPYLHPIPHDQPLLGTSKATQKLRDHCAAAAQDLKPVIFQGAPGTGKTFLAGRIHAQSGLASRPFAEVDCVDLPVRSGGERDTDGLFGRGAAEAGVLTLLERGTLLISNAQLLSRGDRDRLQQYFNSGSVLPNPDPQANKPPTPIQTWVRVILSSPVALDFPRFTGHRIKLFTLPQRKADIPVLAEHFLAKFCQAQARPRLTLNQADLRRLISYHYPGNVAELAAILQRAIAMTPPEQTLIPEEVLWSVQSDRNRFRIDLLNQYPWLRRFLLSRWYPGAIWAVMMAVFVPVTVAGLIGPQGRGDSITLNLFWAWWWPGYLFFFAIVGRLWCAVCPFMITGEWVRRFSLWLFPRQQLTWPTKWLNRWGAWFLWLGFVAIYLWEKLWDLPHHAALSAWLLIIIAAGAVICSVIYERRLWCRYLCPIGGMNGMFAKLAITELRSSQPVCGSECDTFGCYKGGDVTPVDFADALPTEGQATGGCPLYSHPAQLQDNRDCVLCMTCLKACPHRSVQLNVRFPATDLLESHRGFWAEGALLLLLLGGVGMHHSDRILTTLGFPNLHLSSAHLALSLPITLGILAIPTVAIALTHAITRRLDPALPNTQTILYAYLPLTLAANLAHYIPAGLMEAGQILPVLARTLGYSGAGWPSVTWSSDVAAFLQGVTLILGVVFSLYPLYRISGRSHLSTLPHILLIVSFTAAYFWLLIV, via the coding sequence ATGCCGAATCAATCCCAATCCATCCCCACAACAAGCGATCCACCCACAACCCTAGACAGTGGTGTTGAACCAGGGCGATCGCACCCCCTCCAGCCCGACGTGGCCGCCCCTCCTCCCGATGCGGCCACGGTGGCAGAACATCTCGATTGGCTCAGTTTTCACCGCCTTTGGGGGCAATTGAGCGAGGCGACCTTGGGCGCGATCGCCCAACGCTGCGTCACGGTGATCGTGGAACCCCACCAGCCCATTTACCATGTCCACCAAACCCCGGTTGGGTTATACCTCCTGAAATGGGGATCGGTGGAACTCTATCAACCGGTGCAGATGGGGCGATCGCCGATTCGGTATCACGGGGCGGGGGATTTGTTTGGGTATGTGCCGCTGTTGAGTGAGGAAGATGATCGGTATGCCACGAGTGCGATCGCCCTCAGTAAAAGCGAACTCTGGTTCATCCCCCGCGCCGACTTTACCCACCTCTGCGCCCAATGTCCCGACCTGCAACGACTGCTCAATACGATCCTGGCGCGGGATCTTGTGGAACTGGCCCACCATGCCGCCCAAGATCAAGCCCGGTTCGCCGCCCTCCAACCCTACCTCCACCCCATCCCCCACGATCAACCCCTCCTCGGCACCAGCAAGGCCACCCAAAAACTCCGCGATCACTGTGCCGCCGCTGCCCAAGACCTCAAGCCCGTGATCTTTCAGGGCGCACCGGGAACCGGCAAAACCTTCTTAGCCGGGCGAATTCATGCCCAATCGGGGTTAGCGAGTCGGCCCTTTGCCGAGGTTGATTGTGTGGATCTGCCGGTGCGATCGGGGGGGGAGCGGGATACGGATGGGCTGTTTGGGCGGGGGGCTGCTGAGGCGGGGGTGTTGACGCTGCTCGAACGGGGGACGTTGCTGATTAGTAATGCCCAGTTATTGAGTCGGGGCGATCGCGATCGGCTCCAACAGTATTTCAACAGCGGTTCCGTCCTCCCCAACCCCGACCCCCAAGCCAACAAACCGCCCACCCCGATTCAAACCTGGGTACGGGTGATCCTCTCTAGTCCCGTCGCCCTCGATTTTCCCCGCTTCACTGGCCATCGGATCAAACTCTTCACCCTCCCCCAACGCAAAGCCGATATTCCCGTTTTGGCCGAGCATTTCCTCGCCAAATTCTGCCAGGCCCAAGCTCGGCCCCGCCTCACCCTCAACCAGGCCGATCTACGTCGTTTAATCAGTTACCACTATCCGGGCAATGTGGCGGAATTGGCGGCCATTTTGCAGCGTGCGATCGCCATGACCCCCCCGGAACAAACCCTAATCCCCGAAGAGGTGCTCTGGTCAGTCCAGTCCGATCGCAACCGCTTTCGGATTGACTTGCTCAATCAATACCCCTGGCTGCGGCGGTTTCTCCTCAGTCGGTGGTATCCCGGCGCGATCTGGGCAGTGATGATGGCGGTGTTTGTGCCGGTCACGGTGGCGGGTTTGATTGGCCCCCAAGGGCGCGGCGATAGTATCACCCTTAACCTGTTTTGGGCCTGGTGGTGGCCGGGGTATCTTTTCTTTTTTGCGATCGTCGGGCGGCTCTGGTGTGCGGTCTGTCCGTTTATGATTACCGGGGAATGGGTGCGACGCTTCTCCCTCTGGTTATTCCCTCGGCAGCAACTCACCTGGCCGACGAAATGGCTCAACCGTTGGGGGGCATGGTTTCTGTGGCTGGGGTTTGTGGCGATTTATCTCTGGGAAAAACTCTGGGATTTGCCCCACCATGCTGCGCTGTCGGCGTGGCTGTTGATCATCATTGCGGCGGGGGCGGTGATCTGTAGCGTGATCTATGAGCGGCGCTTGTGGTGTCGCTATCTCTGCCCGATTGGGGGGATGAATGGGATGTTTGCGAAGTTGGCGATCACGGAGTTGCGATCGTCGCAGCCGGTGTGTGGCAGTGAGTGCGATACCTTTGGCTGTTATAAGGGCGGCGATGTGACCCCGGTGGACTTCGCCGATGCACTGCCGACGGAAGGCCAAGCGACGGGGGGCTGTCCGCTCTATTCCCATCCGGCTCAGTTGCAGGATAATCGCGATTGTGTGTTGTGTATGACCTGTTTAAAGGCCTGTCCCCATCGGTCGGTGCAGTTGAATGTGCGGTTTCCGGCGACGGATTTGCTGGAGTCCCATCGGGGGTTTTGGGCAGAAGGGGCGCTGTTATTGCTGTTGTTGGGCGGGGTGGGAATGCACCACAGCGATCGCATTCTCACCACCCTCGGTTTTCCCAATCTTCATCTTTCCTCAGCACATCTGGCCCTATCGTTGCCGATCACTCTGGGGATTCTCGCGATCCCCACGGTGGCGATCGCCCTGACCCATGCGATCACCCGCCGCCTCGACCCCGCCCTCCCCAACACCCAAACCATCCTCTACGCCTACTTACCCCTCACCCTCGCGGCCAATCTCGCCCACTACATCCCCGCTGGTTTGATGGAAGCGGGCCAGATTTTGCCCGTCTTAGCCCGCACCTTGGGCTACAGTGGCGCGGGTTGGCCGAGCGTGACCTGGAGCAGTGATGTAGCGGCCTTCCTCCAGGGGGTGACGCTGATCCTAGGGGTCGTGTTTAGCCTTTATCCGCTCTATCGGATCAGTGGGCGATCGCACCTCAGCACCCTGCCCCATATCCTGCTGATCGTTAGTTTTACCGCTGCATATTTTTGGCTCCTGATTGTTTAA
- the cysK gene encoding cysteine synthase A — protein MPIHPNITTTIRNTPLVRLQRLPQACGCHAEVILKLEGMNPAKSVKDRIAVSMIQAAETAGLIQPGQSTIIEATSGNTGIGLAMVCAAKGYRLILTMPENMSHERQQIVRAYGAEVQLTPAQADMEGAIAHANELLATIPHSFSPQQFSNPANPQIHYTTTGPEIWRDTDGQVDILVVGVGTGGTLTGAGRYLKRQNPTLKIIAVEPANSAVLSHKPAGLHNLQGIGAGFIPDVLRTDLIDEIIPITEAEAYTWGRRLAREEGIMGGISTGAAVAAGLQWGQRPETQGQRMVIIQPSAGERYLSTALWATEQRG, from the coding sequence ATGCCCATTCATCCCAACATCACCACCACGATCCGCAACACGCCCTTAGTCCGCCTCCAACGCCTCCCTCAAGCCTGCGGCTGTCACGCCGAGGTGATCCTCAAGCTCGAAGGCATGAACCCGGCTAAATCCGTTAAAGACCGGATCGCGGTGAGTATGATCCAGGCGGCGGAAACGGCGGGACTGATTCAACCGGGACAATCGACGATCATCGAGGCCACCTCCGGGAATACGGGGATTGGCTTGGCCATGGTCTGCGCGGCGAAAGGGTATCGCCTGATCTTGACAATGCCGGAAAACATGAGCCACGAACGGCAACAAATCGTGCGAGCCTACGGAGCAGAAGTGCAACTCACCCCCGCTCAGGCGGATATGGAAGGTGCGATCGCCCACGCCAACGAACTCCTTGCCACGATCCCCCACAGCTTTTCCCCCCAACAATTCAGCAACCCCGCCAATCCCCAAATCCACTACACCACCACCGGCCCCGAAATTTGGCGCGACACCGATGGCCAGGTGGATATCCTCGTCGTCGGAGTGGGCACAGGCGGCACACTCACCGGGGCCGGTCGCTACCTCAAGCGCCAAAACCCCACCCTCAAAATCATCGCCGTCGAACCCGCCAATAGTGCCGTCCTCAGCCACAAACCCGCCGGACTGCACAACCTCCAAGGCATCGGCGCGGGCTTTATCCCCGATGTCCTCCGCACGGATTTAATTGATGAGATTATCCCCATCACCGAAGCCGAAGCCTACACCTGGGGGCGACGCTTGGCCCGTGAGGAGGGAATTATGGGCGGCATTTCCACGGGGGCAGCGGTGGCGGCGGGGTTGCAGTGGGGCCAACGTCCCGAAACCCAGGGCCAACGGATGGTGATCATTCAACCCAGTGCCGGAGAGCGGTATCTCAGCACGGCACTGTGGGCAACCGAACAAAGGGGATGA
- a CDS encoding FAD-dependent oxidoreductase, producing the protein MSEVPSTPLNLSRRTVLKAAGLGAIAAGIGYSRLIKPQPTLHQPDRLDLPTRVSDRKSVCVIGAGLAGLACAYELSQRGFAVTLLEKSPNLGGKIASWEIQVGDDTFRMEHGFHGFFPQYYNLKSIVTELSIEDHFKSLDYYSLVFRDGHYQPEVFRPSHSAFPWNIVDLAISSPNRLRWGINLTHWKHLQVFHAITGFRIPRTFQNFDAIPVSEWAAADFPRGLYDLYFLPFAKSSLNAPDQLSTGELLQFFHFYFFGNPEGLAFNGTVDDMGTSLVQPMVAAIEANGGQVIPEATVQSWDCANDHIQTLTYQTGQSEPNVPFWVERNPRLTDGEFYGAGDRVYLATSAKTALSLTCTHQGCTVQPQADGSFLCPCHGAKYDAQGKVVRGPAQQDLTPLQIESKEGDRAQLIATRPNPSPTTTLTADYYVLATDVPGARHLFDVMAGDVDPTLRDQVQTLAVADPFAVGRFWLDRDFDWEHSNFTSLSGYDLTDSITLYHRIQTQFIDWSERTGNSVIELHAYCYKEDQFPTQQALLDTFERELYEIVPALQGATVLHRELVNQKNFSGYPPNSYDSRPSTETAIANLMFAGDWVKMPFPCGLMERAITSGLLAANGVLHREGVQQRSLLSVNPEGLFRI; encoded by the coding sequence ATGAGTGAAGTCCCTTCAACCCCGCTCAATCTGTCACGGCGCACGGTACTCAAAGCGGCAGGACTAGGGGCGATCGCCGCTGGAATTGGCTATTCCCGCCTGATTAAACCCCAACCCACACTGCATCAGCCCGATCGCTTGGATTTGCCGACACGAGTGAGCGATCGCAAATCGGTCTGTGTGATCGGAGCCGGGCTAGCGGGCTTGGCCTGTGCCTACGAACTGAGTCAGCGCGGCTTTGCCGTCACCCTGCTGGAAAAATCCCCCAACCTCGGCGGCAAAATCGCCAGTTGGGAGATCCAAGTGGGTGACGACACCTTCCGCATGGAACATGGGTTTCACGGCTTTTTCCCCCAGTATTACAACCTCAAAAGCATCGTTACAGAACTCAGCATCGAGGATCATTTCAAATCCCTTGATTACTATTCCCTCGTCTTTCGCGACGGCCACTATCAGCCCGAAGTCTTCCGCCCCAGCCATTCGGCCTTCCCCTGGAATATTGTCGATCTCGCCATTTCTTCCCCGAACCGCCTCCGCTGGGGGATTAACCTCACCCATTGGAAACATTTACAGGTCTTTCACGCCATTACCGGCTTTCGGATTCCGCGCACCTTTCAAAATTTCGACGCGATCCCGGTGTCGGAATGGGCGGCGGCGGATTTTCCCCGTGGCCTGTATGATCTCTACTTTTTACCCTTTGCCAAGTCCAGTTTGAACGCCCCGGATCAGTTGAGTACCGGGGAATTGTTGCAGTTTTTCCACTTCTATTTTTTCGGCAATCCGGAGGGGTTGGCGTTCAATGGCACGGTGGATGATATGGGCACGAGTTTGGTGCAGCCAATGGTGGCGGCGATCGAGGCCAATGGCGGCCAAGTGATCCCCGAAGCAACGGTACAGAGTTGGGACTGTGCCAATGATCACATCCAAACCCTCACCTATCAAACCGGACAAAGCGAGCCGAATGTGCCGTTTTGGGTGGAGCGCAATCCCCGGTTAACGGATGGGGAATTTTACGGGGCGGGCGATCGCGTCTATCTCGCCACCAGTGCGAAAACGGCCCTCTCCCTTACCTGTACCCACCAAGGTTGCACCGTCCAACCCCAGGCCGATGGCTCCTTCCTCTGTCCCTGCCACGGCGCGAAATATGACGCTCAGGGGAAAGTGGTGCGCGGCCCCGCCCAGCAGGATTTAACCCCGTTGCAGATTGAATCAAAAGAGGGCGATCGCGCCCAACTGATCGCCACCCGCCCCAACCCCAGCCCCACCACCACCCTCACCGCCGACTACTATGTCCTCGCCACCGATGTCCCCGGTGCACGGCATCTCTTCGACGTGATGGCGGGGGATGTTGATCCGACGCTGCGCGATCAGGTGCAAACTCTCGCCGTCGCTGACCCCTTCGCCGTCGGTCGCTTCTGGCTCGATCGCGATTTTGATTGGGAACATAGCAATTTCACCTCCCTATCCGGCTACGACCTCACCGACAGCATCACCCTCTACCACCGCATCCAAACCCAGTTCATCGACTGGTCAGAACGCACCGGCAACAGCGTGATCGAACTCCACGCCTACTGTTACAAAGAAGACCAATTCCCCACCCAACAGGCCTTACTCGATACCTTCGAGCGCGAACTCTATGAAATCGTCCCCGCCCTCCAAGGCGCAACCGTTCTCCATCGCGAATTGGTGAATCAGAAAAATTTCTCTGGCTATCCTCCCAACAGTTACGACTCCCGCCCTAGCACAGAAACCGCGATCGCCAATCTGATGTTTGCCGGAGATTGGGTAAAAATGCCCTTTCCCTGTGGCTTGATGGAACGGGCGATCACAAGCGGATTATTAGCCGCCAATGGGGTGCTGCATCGCGAGGGGGTACAACAGCGATCGCTCCTCTCCGTCAACCCGGAAGGCCTATTTCGGATTTAA
- a CDS encoding ISKra4 family transposase: MTPEQKRQLKAHTDAIAAILLADAKAKCPERLETLEGIELTVRQQIQEHVSPQVGIFLSSMAAAPPPENTRTLTSILGDLVLTANPASYYPVKAYSRWSPGFERCCLLLSGAQSYQRAAADVEILTGLKMSRSTHQRLVQRQDFPDLEVSEPSEPVEEMSLDGGKVRLRTPEGEASEWRDYKAVNLHGHGVAAFFGQNEDLVAWLKTQLMASLVVCLGDGHPGIWNLFAQIGAQQNRLEILDWYHLMENLEKVGGSAARLSRVRGHLWRGDVEQALAEFDDWQHPRVDNFRVYLKRHCHRIVNYDYYQCEGISIGSGAVESTVKQFSGRLKLPGAQWKRENVPQVLKHRSAYLNGEFSRMPWLA; the protein is encoded by the coding sequence ATGACTCCAGAACAAAAGCGCCAACTCAAAGCCCACACCGATGCCATCGCTGCTATCCTGCTCGCTGATGCCAAGGCCAAATGCCCCGAACGCCTAGAAACCCTCGAAGGCATCGAACTGACCGTCCGCCAGCAGATTCAAGAACACGTCAGTCCTCAAGTCGGTATTTTTTTATCGTCGATGGCAGCGGCACCACCGCCGGAAAATACCCGCACCCTAACCAGTATCCTAGGGGATTTGGTTTTGACGGCAAATCCAGCGAGCTACTACCCAGTCAAAGCCTACAGCCGTTGGAGTCCTGGCTTTGAGCGCTGTTGCCTGCTCCTTAGTGGTGCTCAGTCTTACCAACGCGCCGCAGCAGATGTCGAGATCTTGACTGGCCTGAAGATGTCTCGCAGCACCCATCAACGCCTAGTTCAGCGTCAAGATTTCCCTGACCTTGAGGTGAGTGAACCCAGTGAACCGGTCGAAGAGATGAGCCTTGATGGGGGCAAGGTTCGCTTGCGCACCCCCGAAGGAGAAGCCAGTGAATGGCGGGATTACAAAGCTGTGAATCTCCATGGGCATGGGGTTGCCGCCTTCTTCGGGCAGAATGAGGATTTAGTGGCTTGGCTCAAGACTCAACTCATGGCAAGCCTAGTGGTTTGCCTGGGCGATGGTCATCCTGGGATTTGGAATCTATTTGCCCAAATTGGAGCGCAGCAGAACCGACTGGAAATTCTCGACTGGTATCACTTGATGGAGAACTTAGAGAAGGTTGGGGGTTCAGCGGCTCGTTTGTCCCGAGTCAGAGGCCATTTATGGCGAGGAGATGTTGAGCAGGCGTTGGCCGAGTTTGATGATTGGCAGCATCCACGAGTGGATAATTTCAGGGTCTATCTCAAGCGTCATTGCCACCGGATCGTCAATTACGACTACTACCAGTGCGAGGGTATCTCCATCGGGTCTGGGGCGGTTGAATCCACGGTGAAGCAGTTCTCAGGACGGTTGAAGCTGCCGGGAGCGCAATGGAAGCGGGAGAATGTGCCCCAGGTGTTGAAGCACCGCAGTGCCTATCTCAATGGAGAGTTCTCTAGGATGCCGTGGCTGGCATGA